In Oncorhynchus kisutch isolate 150728-3 unplaced genomic scaffold, Okis_V2 scaffold3826, whole genome shotgun sequence, a single genomic region encodes these proteins:
- the LOC116371920 gene encoding zinc finger protein 135-like, which yields IHLKIHTGENLYSCTDCGKRFTTSAQLKVHQRTHTGEKPYSCSDCGNGFSRLSNFKTHERIHTGEKPYSCSDCEKSFSQSSYLKQHERIHKGEKPYFCSDCGKCFITSAVLKVHWRTHTGERPYFCSDCGKSFSQLSHLKQHERIHTGEKPYSCSDCGKCFTQSSELKLHQRTHTGEKPYSCSDCGNSFSRRSNFKTHERIHTGEKPFSCSDCGKCFKQSSELKVHQRTHTGEKPYSCSDCGNSFSRRSNFKTHERIHTGEKPYSCSDCGASFSQSSHQKHHERIHTGEKPYFCSDCGKCFRTSAILKVHQRTHTGEKQYFCSDCSASFSQRSHLKQHERIHTGEKPYSCSDCGKCFSTATILKVHRRTHTGEKPSALTVG from the coding sequence atacacctaaaaatacacacaggagagaatctGTATTCCTgcactgactgtgggaagagatttacaACATCAGCTCAGctaaaagttcaccagagaacacacacaggagagaagccttactcctgctctgactgtggaaatggTTTCTCTCGACTGAGCAACTTTaaaacacatgaacgtatacacacaggagagaagccttactcctgttcTGATTGTGAAAAGAGTTTCTCTCAATCGAGCTATctaaaacaacatgaacgtatacacaaaggagagaagccttacttttgctctgactgtggaaaatgcttcataACATCAGCTGTTCTAAAAGTTCACtggagaacacacactggagaaaggccttacttctgctctgactgtggaaagagtttctctcaactgAGCCACctaaaacaacatgaacgtatacacacaggagagaagccttactcctgctctgactgtggaaaatgcttcacaCAATCATCTGAGCTAAAACTTCATCAAAGAACACACaccggagagaagccttactcctgctctgactgtggaaatagTTTCTCTCGACGGAGCAACTTTAAAAcgcatgaacgtatacacacaggagagaagcctttctcctgctcggactgtggaaaatgcttcaaacaatcatctgagctaaaagttcatcaaagaacacacactggagagaagccttactcctgctctgactgtggaaatagTTTCTCTCGACGGAGCAACTTTAAAAcgcatgaacgtatacacacaggagagaagccttactcctgctctgactgtggggcgagtttctctcaATCGAGCCACCAAAAACatcatgaacgtatacacacaggagagaagccttacttctgctctgactgtggaaaatgcttcagaacatcagctattctaaaagttcaccagagaacacacactggagaaaagcaatacttctgctctgactgtagCGCGAGTTTCTCTCAACGGAGCCACctaaaacaacatgaacgtatacacacaggagaaaagccttactcTTGCTCTGATTGTGGAAAATGCTTCTCAACAGCCACTATTCTAAAAGTTCACCggagaacacacactggagaaaagCCCTCTGCTCTGACTGTAGGGTGA